GACGCGTTAAGGGAGTAAACCAAACGACCGAGTTCAAAAGGTAGAGGATGAATCCACTTAAGATACAGACCAGTGCGGGGCCAACTTTGAATTTTTTCTCTTTTCTCCCTTTGGTGCCTATCAATGATAACAGCAAAAATGCAAGAGCTAGTATTTTCGCAAAATGGTAAGTTCTGAATAGGGAAGTCTGTAGCAAGATATTCTTCAGACGTCCTACCCATGGCGAGTCGAGAAGAGATATAGCAAAGCTGCCTTCCACCACCAAAAGGATATGCAGAATCAAAAGACAGAACGCCAAAACTCTGCACATGTCGCTTATTTTTCGCAGCGCCTCTATATTTTCCCCCGTATTCATGCTAAAAACGTTTCCTGTGTGCTTTCTGCGTATTAGTTTTGAGCTCTGTAATATTCCGGTCGCAAGGGTCATTCGGGCCATGCAGGCGCTTTGACACGCTAGCAATTTGTTGATAAGCTTCTTTTGTCAGTCCTTGACTCAACGAGCTCAGCACACAATGGTGGATATGATCCACTAGCATAACCTTTCTTTCTCCATCTTGAAGAGGAGCGTGATAGATGCCAATACCCCGATTGGATAGTTCAGAGCTTAGCTGATGATCAGAAATCTGGCGGTTGGTGAGAAGCAACTTGAGTTGGATTCGCGTTTCCCTGCTCCTTGCAGAAATTCGGAAAGAGTTCATCATAAAAATACGCTCTAAATTCCTATAGGTAGGTTTGGTCTTCAGTTGGCTTGCGAGGATTCCCGTACCTATATTTTTGTTTTGAGAATCGATACTGAAGTACAGCAAGCCAGGGTGTGCTCCTGCAGATTTTTTTGCCAAGGTTACGGCTCTAATCCCATAGGAGGCCAAAACAGCATTCCACTCCGCTAGATGTGTGAGACAATACTGTTTTTGAACAAACCGGATGATGTGCTCCATACTGTGTCTGGTCGCCGATGTTCCGTACTGCAATCGAGTGGGACGCTTTTTATCCAGTTGGGTCAGATCAATGGTTTTCGGCGTGCGGTTAAGGCTATACTTCCTTGCTAAAATTTCAACAGCAGGGAGGGAACGCCGTCTCCACAGGTTGCTGGTGTCTATACGATTTCCATTAGCTTCGATTGCGGTGGTCACAATATGAAGGTGAGGAACTGTAGTGTCCATGTGCTGATAGGTAAGATGCGGCTGGTCCCTAAAACCTATCAAGGCCATGTATTCCCGCGAGAGCTCCCGCAATTGTTCCAGTGAAAGATTGGTCTGGTCCGGGGAAAACGAAAGCATGATATGAAGGCTCTTTACATTCGACCTCAAATTAAGATTGTTTCTATGTTTGAGGTAAGATTGATAGAACGAGCTTGTAATCTGCTGTAAAGGCAATGGGAAGTTACAGCAGTCGATCAAGCTCGCTTTCGCAGAAAGAACCTTTTGCTCGTTATAGTTCAATATTGAACTCATCTGGGTTACTTCTTCAATTCGTGCGAACATAGCTCCATTGGTGTTTAATTTGTTGGTTTAATTCGTCTAATAATTTGATTAGTTCATTGATTTCTGCATCATCAATGGAGCGTAGACTTGGGTTATAAACGCCAATCCTTTCTAGTTCGCGTTGAATTCTTGAAAGAGCGTCCATCATGGCATCCTCTGATAGATTTCGAGTAGTTTTTATGATTCTCCGTCGGAAAATCATTTGCCGAACATAATGGGATAGCGATGGACACGTGCTGGCCTGTTGTCTTCCGGTCAGCAAACTATATTCTTGCGGCGTCAGACGAATACGAATGCTTAAGGAACGTACTGCCTTCTTTCTTGCTTTTTTCATAATTGGGCTGCCTATGATTTTATCTTCAATGATCCGAATGCTACTTTCTTCGAGCGCCCGATCGAACAGGCCCATTCATTCAGATCTTTATGCTCTTTATATAGATTGCTTTCATCCATATACCTTTGATCAGATGCAAGTGCCATCTGTGTCAGATTTCTGCCTGTCTGATCCTGGTCGAAATAAAGTGAGATGTTTCGGTGCTGCTCCAGCAGAGGTTTGGCGCGATCGAAGAACGATGCAGAGTTGAGAACAACGAAATCCATTCTGTTCTCATCTAAATCTCGATGTAAGGTTCGAAAAGTGAGAAAATCCATAAAGCCTTCAAAGGCTGCCACCTTGGGATGATCCCGGATATAAGTAGAAATATCTTTAGGGGAGCTACTAATCTTCATGAAACTGTTGCGAATTTCGTATCCACCAGAACGGTTAGGAAAGCCCAAACCGAAATATGTCTTATTGTCGATTTCAAAATGAAGCTCGCGAAGATAGCGGTCGGCGATGCTGATTGAAATGCGCCTTTCTTGAAGGTAGTTAAGCAACGCATCATGGCGCAAGGAGCGGTTCTCTACAATCCTCAGTCCGCTTCGGGTATTCCATGCGGGGTCCTCTGCTCGCTGCCTTTGCTTGAGTGTCGAGGCGTGGTTAATAGAGTCCAAAAACTCTCCAATAGTGAATTGATTGTATCGCATAGCGAAATCAATTATATTTCCTCCCTGACCCATTCCATAGTCATACCATCTGTTCAACCGTCGATTGATCTTGAAAGAAGCTTCCTTTTCAAGGCGCAGAGGAGAAAGATACCAAAAATTATCCCCACGAACTCGTGTGGGCTCGTGGCCAAGACTTGAGAGATAACTCACCATGTCAATTCCCTTTATCTCGTTCAAGTCGGGCTTTAGTTTTTGAAACGTCATACCTATTCTTCTAATTTCTGAACGACTCTGAGTAAAACTAAATTAGTGAGTGATGGTCAACAAAGGAATACATCGCAAAAAAACGATAGGGGTGCCCGTTGCGAGATAGGATACGGCATCTCATAAACAGGCCAGGAAAGCTATTTTGGTCACTGCCTGTGGAGCGGAACCTTCAGTGCCCACAGACTCGCCAGCCCTAGCGTTAGCTCATCGCATCGGAGTTCAGTGGGTGAATGTTCTGCTATATTGTTTTTGTAATTGGACTGCTTGAGATAAAAAGCCAGGACCTGGTTGCTCAGATAGATTCCGAATCGGGCTTCACAAATATTAGTTTTTCATATGTCCAGGTGCGCTTTTTCCAAATTCAGGGGAAAGGGATAACCTAGAAGACGAGGATGAACCAATAAAAAGACGATGGAAAAAGGTTAGCCAACCTCGGGCGAGGCTGGCTAATTACGCTAACTTTCCTCGAATGAGGTAATATAATTATTTGATATAAATATAATCATAATAGCTAGAACATAGCTTTCTTTTTTGTTGGTGACGATTTCGAATACTTTTTCACCTTGTTACTCATACCTCTCCGATCTAAAAGAGGCCAATCGAGTTTTTAAGGACTAATTGGCTTTGAGAAGCAAAGGGCACGTATGAGTATCGGATGGATGATGAAAAGATGAATCAGGCAAGGTCCTTAAACATTCCACTGATATTCTTTGAGTTTTTGCTGAAGGATTTTCCGAGCAGTATGAATTCTAGTCTTTACCGTGCCTTCAGGAATATCCAGATATGCCGCTATCTCCTGATATTTATAACCCTCGAAATGCATCATAAATGCTTGATAATATTTCTCGGGTAAGCTTTGAAGCGCCTCCTGAATCTCACCTTTTATAAAACTTCTTTCCCCGTGGTTCGATACAGAGGTTAAGACTTTGCTTTCTTGAGACTGTCGATAAGATCGATATTTCTGCGCTAAGGTAGATTTACGACAATCATTAATGAAGGTATTTCTCATAATCGTATAAATCCACCCAAGGACATTGGTGCCCTTGGCAAATTTTGTATGGTTTCGGACAACTTTTAATAACGTATTTTGAACCAAATCTTGGGCGTCCTCATCATTTCCTGTAAACTTAGTCGCATATTGCATAAGCGCTGCCGAATGAGCCAGCACTTCCTTCTTAAAAAAATCATTGTTCATGTTTTAAAAGTTAAGTTTATCCCTACAAATTGTTGACTATGTCTCTGGCCAAAGACGGATTAGATAACTGTGCTAGCGAGAAAGCCTCGCGCCACGCGCTAGCCTGTTCAATGTTAATGGTTGTAATGCCAATGAAATAGCAAGCGTTATGCCAAAATGGCGATTTATGTTGCTTCACTGCATTCAAAATTCCCGAATCGTTGAAATTATGCTGTAGATGGAGAGCTACAGCGAAAAAAAAATGAAATTATCGGCCAGATATGGCACGTTGCCTTTCAACATTTGAACATTTTGTTCCTTCTTGAGCGTCGCGTAAACCGATTCTTAATGATTTCTTAACCTAACCTTTATCCAGGATGACTTTACAATGCATCTTTTTTTTTCTTAGTTTTGCGCGCGTTAGGACATCCTAGCTAATTAATCTATAACCATTTCCTGCCAAAGGAAATATAAAACTCACCTATGAAAAAAAGACATTTATTGCTATGCGCAGCGATGGGCTTAGCACTTCATTCACGGGCAGATGCAAAACCACCCTTCCTCAGCAAAGACCTGGGAAATTTGCACCATGCCTCCTTACAACGAACGATACAAGGATCCGTGAGAAGCGTTTCCGGCGAATCAGTTCCCAATGCATCGGTAAGTAATTTATCCACCGGAAGCTCTGTACAAACCGACGAACAAGGTCGCTTCCAAATCGAAGGACAGGTGGGTCACCAGCTCAGAGTGACCATTGTCGGCTTTGAACCCAGGACACTTACGGTGGATTCCTATAACATGGAAATTTCACTTGATCCTCGTGATGAAGCGTTGGAAGAGGTGGTTGTAGTAGGGTACGGAACGCAAAAAAAAGTGAACTTGACCGGTGCAGTAGCTACCCTGTCTGGCGATGAGTTAGAAAGCCGGCCTATTGCCAACGTAGGGCAAGGGCTACAGGGACAATTACCAGGATTGACCATTAAGAACAACAACACTGGACCAGGGAATTCTGCGCCACAAATCCGCATTCGCGGTATTGGAACTTGGGGCGATGCTAACCCACTGATCGTTATCGATGGTATACCCGGAGGTAACATGAATATTCTAAATCCCGAGGATATCGAAAATATATCAGTCCTCAAGGATGCTGCTTCCTCGTCAATTTATGGTGTGCGCGGAGCCAATGGCGTCATTTTAGTTACGACCAAAAAAGGTAAATCGGGAACACCGAGCTTAAACTTCAATAGCTATTACGGATGGCAAGCCCCCACAGCTTTGCCTAAGTTCCTCGGATCCGTGGACTATATGATTCTTCAAAACGAAGCAAACGAAAATGCTGGGCAAGGCCCTACCTACTCCCAAGATCAGATCGAGATTGCCCGAAATGGTTCTGACCTAAACTATTTCGCCAATACCGATTGGATCCAGGAAGTATATAAAAAATCAGCCCCTCAGCAAAACTATAACCTGAGCCTCCAAGGAGGAAAGGATAAAACCAGCTATTACGCTTCCTATGGATACTTGGGGGAAGGTGGACTGGTCATCGGTGATAATTTCAAAGCGGGCAGGCACAATGCTAGAATACGGTTAAGCACCGAAATTCTAGATCGCGTGCAGCTCGACGGAAATTTAGGCTATGTCGATCGCGGATATAATGGATCGGCCTCAGGAAATGATCCTTTATCCATGGCAACCTCCATACGACCGCTGGTGCCGGTGCGTTTTTCAAATGGTAGTTGGGGATATCACGGTGGCCAAAGTAACCCCGTGGCGATCGCAACAGATGGTGGAACCGATCGTTTTACCTCACAGGAAATAACAGCGAACATTTCCGCTACTGTAAACCTGATGGCCGGACTTGATCTTCGCGGACAATACGGTTTGGTAAAATATAACTCAAAGCGTAATAAACTACTCAAGACCATTAATTACTATAGTCCGGATGATGATAAATTGATCTATCGCTCAAATTATCCAAATAACATCCGCATGGATCATTATTCGCAGACCTACCAAACCTTTGTGGGGACGGCGACCTATCGAAAAAGTATCTTAGAAAAACATAACTTCACCGCCCTGCTGGGTTACTCGCTAGAAGAAACGGTTGGCGCCGATTTTTGGGCGTCTCGCCAAAACCTGCCTGTTCAGGATTTGGAATCCCTGGCAGTAGGAACGGAGAATCAGCTAAATAACAGTTCCAGTAACCAGAATGCACTCATGTCGTTCTTTGGTCGCTTAAATTACGACTATCAAAGCAGGTATCTCTTGGAAGGTAACTTTCGTTACGACGGATCATCGCGCTTTCACCCGGATGTTCGTTGGAACTGGTTCGGATCCTTCTCGGCGGGGTGGGTGCTTTCCGAAGAATCTTTCTTTCAGGATATGAAGAGCTTCTGGAATTTCGCCAAACTGCGACTTTCTTACGGTACGCAAGGTAATGATAAAGTGGGCCGCGACTTTCCATACATGGCAACCCTTTCCTCGGTACAGATCACCAGTAACAATCCGATAGGCGATGAAGGACAAGTAGGGTTTCGGCAGACATTTATCCCGAATCGCTACATCACGTGGGAATCCTCAGAAAAATCGAATGTGGGCCTAGACCTTGCATTCTTGAATTCCCGATTGAGCGTAACGGGCGAGTACTTCGTCAACAATACCAAGTCGATTATCTTAAATCCTCCATTGCCCGATGTAATTGGCGTAGGCACAGGATACCCCGCGCAGAATTCTGGACAAGTACAGAATAAGGGCTGGGAAGTTGTAGTAGGATGGAAGGACAAGGTAGGCGAACTTAGCTATTCCGCAAACTTTAACCTCTCGGATGTGAAGAATAAGATTACCAAGTTGGAGAATTATGCGACCAATTTAGGGGATAAAGTTCGATTAGAAGGCTATCCGTTGGATGCATTCTATGGATTTCAGGCGGATAGGATAGCACAGCAGAGCGACTTTACGTTGGTAGGGGACAAGTTAGTTCCCAACTTTCCATTTCAAAAAGGAGATCTGGTAGCCCCTGGTGATTTGATTTATGTTCCTCAGAATCCTGACGCAAAAGAAATTACCGCGAAGGACGACCGCGTTATCTTGGGAAGCGACATCCCACGTTACACCTACGGATTCAGGGGCGATCTGGCCTACAAGGGCATCGATTTGAGCTTTTTTTTACAAGGTGTGGGTAAAGCCGACGGTTATTTAGGCGGTTCAGCACGCCATCCATTCATCAACAACAGTGCGATGCCTCAAGAGGTGCACCTCGATCGATGGACGCCCGACAATTTAGATGCTTCCTATCCACGGCTGGTTTACATGCGAACCCATAATACGCGCCTATCATCCAAATGGATAGAAGATGCCTCGTATCTTCGATTAAAAAATATTCAGATCGGTTACAGTTTCCCGACCCAATGGATGGAGAAAGTGAGAGTTTCAAAGATGAGGGTATTTGTTTCGGCAGATAACTTATTTACCAAAACAGACTTCTTTTATGGCTACGACCCGGAAATTCCATCGGGAAATACGGGTAACTTTTACCCGCAGGTGAAAACATATGTCGTAGGTGTCAATCTTAATCTTAAATAGTAACTTCCATGAAAAATATCATTAAAAATATCACTCGTTTAAAACATGTATGGATCTTTGTTCCCTTGGTGGCCCTAAATAGTTGTAGTGATTTCCTAGACCGCGTCCCTCAAGACGAAATTGTCGATGAAACCTATTGGAAGACGCAGGAACAATTGGAAATGGCCGTAACGGGAATTTATTCGCGTGTCAAAGCCAAGAACATCATCGATATGGAGAATATGGGGGAGAACACCATGTGGCCTACTACCACCGAGTATAAGGATATCGGTTCTGGCGTATTTCCGGTGACGCAGCCCACAGTGGATAACGAGTGGCGCAACATGTATCGAGACATTAGAGAATGTAACGTGTTTTTGGAAAACTATAAGCGAGCTCAAGAGACCGTAGCTGGAGCTAACGAACGTCTGGCAGCAGAGGTACGAGTCATTCGTGCTCTAGGCTATAGCTTCTTAACATCCTTCTATGGCGATATCCCGCTTATCTTATTGCCCTTAGAACCCGATGACCCTCAGCTTTATGAAGGGCGAAAAAAGCAGGAGGAAGTCGTGGACTTTTTGATTAAAGAACTTGATGAGGCAGCAGCGGTTCTTCCCGAAAAGATCCCGACAGGAAAAGACCTTGGCCGCATTAGCAGAGGAACAGCGCTTGCGTTGAAAGCCAGAATTGCACTAGCTTATCAGCGATATGAGGTAGCCGAGAAAGCAGCAAAACAGGTAATGGATATGGGGGTGTACAAGCTCTATACGACGGGCGATCCCAAAACGTCTTATTACGACCTATTCACTAGAAATGGGAAATTGGCATCTGGAAAAAATCAAGAGACCTTGTTCGCAAGACTCCACAAAATGGACGTGATCATGCACAATTTAAGTCGAGAGATTCAAGTACCCGACCAATTTGCGCGTTTCGTGCCGACTAAATCACTGGTAGATTCCTACCTGTGTATCGATGGGCTGCCGATCGAGAAATCACCGCTTTACAGCGATGCGACCTACGAAGATGTATTTAAAAATCGCGATCCCCGAATGACCCAGACCATCTTGGTGCCCGGAGATCAATGGGGAGGACGATATGACGGTCGCCCCGTAGCACAGAATCCAGATCCAAGTATTTTTATGGTACCCAAATTTACCCAGGACGGACGCGGATCGGTAACTACAACTGGCTATTATTATAAGAAATATGTAGAGCTGTCTGCTGTGCCCAACTACAACCGGGATGATAACGATATCCATCATATCCGCTACGCAGAAGTATTATTGACTTATGCAGAAGCACGAATGGAACAAGGTAAATTAACGCAAGCCGACTTGGATATGTCGATCAATCTGCTAAGGGATCGCGTGGGGATGAAACATATGGACCTGAATTTTTTAGCGCAGAACGGCATGGATATACGTACGGAAATCCGCCGTGAACGTCGCATCGAGCTTGTTCTGGAAGGGCAGCGCTATTTTGATGTTCGCCGATGGAAAGAAGGTGATCGATTGGGTAAAGATATTGAAGGCGTAAAAGCATCTTGGTTTGCGCAGCTAGCAAGCTCCGCGTATAGAAAGAATGCAGAAGGATATTTGGTAGTACAGTGGAACAGAGCTTTCGAGAGCCCTAAAAACTACCTATGGCCCGTGCCGCAGACTCAGATCGACAGAAACCCGAACTTAGGTCAGAATCCAGGTTGGTAAGCACTCTAAGTTCAAAAGATCATACTCGTAGCTGTTCAACATTGTTTGGCGTGATAACCTATAAACAGCTCTACGCATTTATGGGAAATTTATTTATCGCTGCCCAGTGAACTCAATTAACTTCTTTCAATAGCCAGCCCAAAAAGGGGCTGGCTATTTTTTTATTTCAGCTTATCGAGATCGGCGCGTTATTTTTTTGGGATATTGCCAACGTTAATTTAGGCGCTCCATTGACTAAAAGTATCGACCGACAACCTTCCACTCGAGCTTTTCAGCGGAGAATCTCGACAATCTGCTTCTTCCCAAACAGATGTATATTCTACCTGTAGAATCCCACCACATCTTTTCAGCCCGCATCGCCCCAGGTCATTTGATCTATCATCTCTGATGAAAGATAGGGGACTCAGCAGTCACTTCCGATATACCCTCTGAATACGGTTCGAGTCAACCCTAGAAGATAACTCGAGTGGGAGGGATTAACAGCCTTTATCCCTCTCCAGCAGGTTGCCCACAGCACATTGCTTGAGGAGGTACAACTTAGGGTACAGAATAAATTTGTGCTTGCGCTTCCTGGCAATATGGTTTTGCTTTGCTATGGCAAAGGTTAAACATCGGTGATGTTGCCACATCATATTCAGCAATTTAGACCAAAAATTAAAAAAGGAGGCTTTTATGTTTCAAGAAATCACTTGGTTACAATTTTTGACGGCTCTACTGCTTGTTGTCTTGTTGTACTACCTAGTTATTTTTATGTTATTCAGTAATGGGGATTTTAAAAAGCTCCTCAGAACCGGGAGCTTGAAAAATGAAGACATAGATCTTAATCCATCTCCCCTGCAGGATGCTATAGGGGACCAGAACGCGGAGCAAGGGACAATCCACGACGAGTTTGTTAGCCAGCTCCGATTTTACCTCGAACCCTATCAAGGTGAAACGATCGACCGGGAAGGCATCATGTCGGTACTTGCCGGCCTATTAATTCAATATCCTGAAATATTAAGTATGCTCGGATCGCAGGGCTTTATAGCACTGGTAAAAAACGAATTGAAGCAGGCGAAAGTTGATTTCGTCCCTGACCTGGCATGGGACGCGCTATTAGCTAAATAATCCACAAAGGCTCCTCACCCGCTCCCCACGCCCAGCGTATCACCTATGGAATGTGAGGTGACGGGCCTTTCTATTAAACTCGAAAACTATTTTTTTATGAAAACAACTAAAAAAGATTGGATGGGGAAACCACCGGTGTGGTTCATACCCACAGCACATCGCGTGAGCTGCATGCTCCTACTTTTTATCTGCACATTACATAGCCATGCTCAAGATGGTATCGCCGGAATCAATGCCGCCAACGAGCAGGTGCGTAGCTATTTCGAGGAAGGTACCAAGTTGATGTATGCTGTAGGGGCTATACTTGGTCTTATCGGTGCCGTTAAGGTTTTTCAGAAATGGAACAACGGCGACCCCGATACTGGTAAGGTGGCGGCAGCATGGTTCGGAAGCTGCGTTTTTCTGGTTGTCGTGGCAACGGTTATCAAATCATTCTTTGGCGTTTAACTCAGGCAGAGCTATGGCAAACTCAATTTACTCCATCAATAAAGGGGTTAACCAACCCATTATGTTCAAGGGATTTAAGGCCCAATACATCACGTATCTAGCTATTGGTCTGGTAGCATTGCTCCTGCTGTTTGCGATCATGCACTTTTTTGGCGTTCCCTCCTACCTGAGTGTGCCCGGCGTGCTCATCGCGGGGCTTTTCTGGGTACGATACATTCACCTTTTAAGCAACCGATATGGTCAATTTGGCCTATTGAAAAAGCTGGCGATAAGTCGCATGCCCAATAGCCTACACATCGACTCGCGCCGTGTATTTATCCGACCTAACAAATCATAAATTCAATCTTATGGGCATCAATTTAAAAGATATTTTCCCTATAATGGACGTGGAGCACGATTGCATACTCAGCAAATCGGGAGATGTAACCATTGCTTATGAGGTAACGCTGCCTGAAATATTTACGCTGTCGGATCTGGAATACGAGTCGCTCCATCAAGCGTGGATTAAGGCGATACGCACGCTTCCTGAGGGGACCATTTTTCATAAACAAGACTGGTTCAACTTAGCAAAATATACTGCGGATTTCCATGACGGCAGCCTCAGCCATTTAGACCGGTGCAGTGAAGAACACTTCAACGGTAGGCCTTTCCTTAAACATCGCTGCTTTATGATGCTAACCCGATGTTCGAGCAGCAGAAAAACAGTGAACTCACTAACGAGCAGCCTGGTTTCTGGGAAATTTATTCCGACGGAGCTGCTGGAAGAAAAATGGCTAAAAGATTTCGAGGGAATCTGCTCTCAGTTTATACGTATTTTGAACGATAGCGGTTTGGTAAAAACTAAGCGGTTGATAAAAGAGGAGCTTCTGAGCGACACGCACAAGAAAGGATTTATTGAGGCTTACCTAACCTTGTCCCTTACCGAAAAGCCTTTACAACTTAATGATATAACGATCGGCGAAGAACTCAAGATTGGCGATCGTTTCTGTCAGCTATATTCGCTTTCGGACGTCAACGACCTTCCTAATGTATGTGGCAGCAGAATTGACTATAGTCGATATTCGACGGAAAGATCCAAGTTAGGAATCGGTTTCGTATCGAGCATCGGTCAACTGCTCCCTTGCGATCATATCTATAACCAATATATCTTTATTGATAATCGCATCAAAACGATCGAGAGATTTGAGCGTAGGAGACTTCGGCTTCAATCGCTTTCAGCATATTCTCGAGAAAATGCATTTGCGCGCCAGGCAACTGATGCGTTTC
The DNA window shown above is from Sphingobacterium hotanense and carries:
- a CDS encoding relaxase/mobilization nuclease domain-containing protein; its protein translation is MSSILNYNEQKVLSAKASLIDCCNFPLPLQQITSSFYQSYLKHRNNLNLRSNVKSLHIMLSFSPDQTNLSLEQLRELSREYMALIGFRDQPHLTYQHMDTTVPHLHIVTTAIEANGNRIDTSNLWRRRSLPAVEILARKYSLNRTPKTIDLTQLDKKRPTRLQYGTSATRHSMEHIIRFVQKQYCLTHLAEWNAVLASYGIRAVTLAKKSAGAHPGLLYFSIDSQNKNIGTGILASQLKTKPTYRNLERIFMMNSFRISARSRETRIQLKLLLTNRQISDHQLSSELSNRGIGIYHAPLQDGERKVMLVDHIHHCVLSSLSQGLTKEAYQQIASVSKRLHGPNDPCDRNITELKTNTQKAHRKRF
- a CDS encoding plasmid mobilization protein, whose amino-acid sequence is MKKARKKAVRSLSIRIRLTPQEYSLLTGRQQASTCPSLSHYVRQMIFRRRIIKTTRNLSEDAMMDALSRIQRELERIGVYNPSLRSIDDAEINELIKLLDELNQQIKHQWSYVRTN
- a CDS encoding toprim domain-containing protein, translating into MTFQKLKPDLNEIKGIDMVSYLSSLGHEPTRVRGDNFWYLSPLRLEKEASFKINRRLNRWYDYGMGQGGNIIDFAMRYNQFTIGEFLDSINHASTLKQRQRAEDPAWNTRSGLRIVENRSLRHDALLNYLQERRISISIADRYLRELHFEIDNKTYFGLGFPNRSGGYEIRNSFMKISSSPKDISTYIRDHPKVAAFEGFMDFLTFRTLHRDLDENRMDFVVLNSASFFDRAKPLLEQHRNISLYFDQDQTGRNLTQMALASDQRYMDESNLYKEHKDLNEWACSIGRSKKVAFGSLKIKS
- a CDS encoding RNA polymerase sigma factor, whose amino-acid sequence is MNNDFFKKEVLAHSAALMQYATKFTGNDEDAQDLVQNTLLKVVRNHTKFAKGTNVLGWIYTIMRNTFINDCRKSTLAQKYRSYRQSQESKVLTSVSNHGERSFIKGEIQEALQSLPEKYYQAFMMHFEGYKYQEIAAYLDIPEGTVKTRIHTARKILQQKLKEYQWNV
- a CDS encoding SusC/RagA family TonB-linked outer membrane protein, coding for MKKRHLLLCAAMGLALHSRADAKPPFLSKDLGNLHHASLQRTIQGSVRSVSGESVPNASVSNLSTGSSVQTDEQGRFQIEGQVGHQLRVTIVGFEPRTLTVDSYNMEISLDPRDEALEEVVVVGYGTQKKVNLTGAVATLSGDELESRPIANVGQGLQGQLPGLTIKNNNTGPGNSAPQIRIRGIGTWGDANPLIVIDGIPGGNMNILNPEDIENISVLKDAASSSIYGVRGANGVILVTTKKGKSGTPSLNFNSYYGWQAPTALPKFLGSVDYMILQNEANENAGQGPTYSQDQIEIARNGSDLNYFANTDWIQEVYKKSAPQQNYNLSLQGGKDKTSYYASYGYLGEGGLVIGDNFKAGRHNARIRLSTEILDRVQLDGNLGYVDRGYNGSASGNDPLSMATSIRPLVPVRFSNGSWGYHGGQSNPVAIATDGGTDRFTSQEITANISATVNLMAGLDLRGQYGLVKYNSKRNKLLKTINYYSPDDDKLIYRSNYPNNIRMDHYSQTYQTFVGTATYRKSILEKHNFTALLGYSLEETVGADFWASRQNLPVQDLESLAVGTENQLNNSSSNQNALMSFFGRLNYDYQSRYLLEGNFRYDGSSRFHPDVRWNWFGSFSAGWVLSEESFFQDMKSFWNFAKLRLSYGTQGNDKVGRDFPYMATLSSVQITSNNPIGDEGQVGFRQTFIPNRYITWESSEKSNVGLDLAFLNSRLSVTGEYFVNNTKSIILNPPLPDVIGVGTGYPAQNSGQVQNKGWEVVVGWKDKVGELSYSANFNLSDVKNKITKLENYATNLGDKVRLEGYPLDAFYGFQADRIAQQSDFTLVGDKLVPNFPFQKGDLVAPGDLIYVPQNPDAKEITAKDDRVILGSDIPRYTYGFRGDLAYKGIDLSFFLQGVGKADGYLGGSARHPFINNSAMPQEVHLDRWTPDNLDASYPRLVYMRTHNTRLSSKWIEDASYLRLKNIQIGYSFPTQWMEKVRVSKMRVFVSADNLFTKTDFFYGYDPEIPSGNTGNFYPQVKTYVVGVNLNLK
- a CDS encoding RagB/SusD family nutrient uptake outer membrane protein, which encodes MKNIIKNITRLKHVWIFVPLVALNSCSDFLDRVPQDEIVDETYWKTQEQLEMAVTGIYSRVKAKNIIDMENMGENTMWPTTTEYKDIGSGVFPVTQPTVDNEWRNMYRDIRECNVFLENYKRAQETVAGANERLAAEVRVIRALGYSFLTSFYGDIPLILLPLEPDDPQLYEGRKKQEEVVDFLIKELDEAAAVLPEKIPTGKDLGRISRGTALALKARIALAYQRYEVAEKAAKQVMDMGVYKLYTTGDPKTSYYDLFTRNGKLASGKNQETLFARLHKMDVIMHNLSREIQVPDQFARFVPTKSLVDSYLCIDGLPIEKSPLYSDATYEDVFKNRDPRMTQTILVPGDQWGGRYDGRPVAQNPDPSIFMVPKFTQDGRGSVTTTGYYYKKYVELSAVPNYNRDDNDIHHIRYAEVLLTYAEARMEQGKLTQADLDMSINLLRDRVGMKHMDLNFLAQNGMDIRTEIRRERRIELVLEGQRYFDVRRWKEGDRLGKDIEGVKASWFAQLASSAYRKNAEGYLVVQWNRAFESPKNYLWPVPQTQIDRNPNLGQNPGW
- a CDS encoding DUF4134 domain-containing protein codes for the protein MLLLFICTLHSHAQDGIAGINAANEQVRSYFEEGTKLMYAVGAILGLIGAVKVFQKWNNGDPDTGKVAAAWFGSCVFLVVVATVIKSFFGV
- a CDS encoding DUF4133 domain-containing protein → MANSIYSINKGVNQPIMFKGFKAQYITYLAIGLVALLLLFAIMHFFGVPSYLSVPGVLIAGLFWVRYIHLLSNRYGQFGLLKKLAISRMPNSLHIDSRRVFIRPNKS